The following proteins come from a genomic window of Mauremys mutica isolate MM-2020 ecotype Southern chromosome 7, ASM2049712v1, whole genome shotgun sequence:
- the LOC123373943 gene encoding inositol 1,4,5-trisphosphate receptor-interacting protein: protein MPAGIFRVCLVVITAIVNHPLLFPKENATIPEYAEDIIQKMKAHEENLRLEQLRLEQEIAGQEAALKALEKATETEEQNIKEPLPWDLWSAMSMVIFLLIELWRQDYQDGNWQESACEEDDMAVLGKAFKGVALPDKAALANFYERCILGATGDMARKRELVEGFADDLLEALRSVCNRDADMEVEESIGVGSMYENWRVHKPLVCDLIVPFTPPEPYCFRSQTWCSRESVRPDKQGYGTIKVCRADEDTAGCICGKTKLGEDMLCLLHSQTNQTRPSGEMEDLLCFKNTQYLDADQVMKWFQIAITKSWNKISHKYEFDLTFNLLDSPGALKIKFRSGKSIAFNLTPVVQCEDSDAYFISHFPRSGLTADPASSTDWFVTFAVYERRFIHSISKKLPANACHLSCLQIVSFLHGKQCSLTGPSSLTNYHLKTVMLHLLQTRPCQDWGAENLEARLQDMLKFLEKSLQEKKLCHFFIGNRKVPEVLNFPVAFQKAEPLNLFRPFVLHRDAYRKTVDTFHEMLRNTSALINEYTVHIPSVGHTNMLHKESL, encoded by the coding sequence ATGCCAGCAGGGATCTTCCGGGTGTGTCTGGTGGTGATTACAGCCATCGTCAACCAcccactcctcttccccaaaGAGAATGCCACCATTCCTGAGTACGCTGAGGACATCATCCAGAAGATGAAGGCGCATGAGGAGAACCTCCGGCTGGAGCAGCTGCGTTTGGAGCAAGAGATTGCCGGACAGGAGGCCGCGCTGAAGGCTTTGGAAAAGGCCACGGAGACAGAGGAGCAGAACATCAAGGAACCTCTCCCCTGGGACTTGTGGAGTGCCATGTCCATGGTCATCTTCCTGCTGATCGAGCTCTGGAGGCAGGATTACCAAGATGGGAACTGGCAGGAGTCAGCCTGTGAGGAAGACGACATGGCTGTTCTAGGGAAAGCATTCAAGGGCGTGGCCCTCCCAGACAAGGCCGCGTTGGCCAACTTCTACGAGAGGTGTATCCTGGGTGCCACTGGTGACATGGCTAGGAAGCGAGAGTTGGTGGAAGGCTTTGCGGATGACTTGCTGGAGGCCCTGAGGAGCGTGTGTAACCGGGACGCTGACATGGAAGTGGAGGAGTCCATAGGTGTGGGGAGCATGTACGAAAACTGGAGGGTGCACAAGCCTTTGGTTTGTGACTTGATCGTCCCTTTCACGCCCCCAGAGCCATACTGTTTCCGATCCCAGACCTGGTGCTCAAGGGAGTCTGTCCGACCAGACAAACAAGGCTACGGCACCATAAAAGTCTGCAGGGCGGATGAGGATACAGCAGGTTGCATCTGTGGCAAGACTAAGCTGGGGGAAGACATGTTGTGCCTCCTCCATAGCCAAACCAACCAGACCAGACCCAGCGGTGAGATGGAGGATCTGCTGTGCTTCAAGAACACCCAGTATCTGGATGCCGACCAGGTCATGAAGTGGTTCCAGATCGCAATCACCAAGTCTTGGAACAAAATCTCCCACAAATATGAATTCGACCTCACTTTCAACCTCTTGGACTCACCGGGAGCCCTGAAGATAAAATTCAGGTCTGGGAAGTCCATTGCCTTTAATCTCACCCCTGTGGTACAGTGTGAAGACTCGGATGCCTATTTCATCTCCCATTTCCCCCGCAGCGGCCTGACGGCTGATCCTGCCTCCAGTACTGACTGGTTTGTTACTTTTGCGGTGTATGAGAGGAGGTTCATCCACTCCATCTCCAAAAAGCTGCCTGCCAATGCCTGCCACCTTAGCTGCCTTCAGATCGTCTCCTTCCTTCATGGAAAGCAGTGCAGCTTAACGGGTCCAAGCAGCCTCACCAACTACCACCTGAAGACAGTGATGCTGCATTTACTGCAGACCCGGCCCTGTCAGGACTGGGGCGCTGAGAACCTGGAGGCCAGGCTGCAAGACATGCTGAAGTTTCTGGAGAAAAGCCTGCAGGAAAAGAAGCTCTGCCACTTCTTCATTGGAAACCGGAAGGTGCCAGAGGTGCTGAACTTCCCAGTAGCGTTCCAGAAGGCAGAGCCACTCAACCTTTTCCGTCCATTTGTTCTGCACAGGGACGCTTACAGAAAGACGGTGGACACGTTCCATGAGATGCTGAGGAACACCTCTGCACTGATAAACGAGTACACCGTGCACATTCCCTCTGTGGGACACACAAATATGCTCCACAAAGAATCCCTTTAG